A window of the Electrophorus electricus isolate fEleEle1 chromosome 11, fEleEle1.pri, whole genome shotgun sequence genome harbors these coding sequences:
- the cpxm1a gene encoding probable carboxypeptidase X1, which yields MFRQVVGISLAVLVYFVDISVPFKNETVESNVTNADTKSIFISSRNHFTDDGTELATVDKIKTPWNVSDTQDVESVKTNVEYATNRDCPPVGLESLRVSDYQLQASSSLNIGLGPHRGRLNIQSGLEDGDEYDGAWCADLEDQEQWLQLDALRATLFTGVILQGRNSIWRLDWVSTYKVQFSNDSVIWIPCMNGSQEAVFVGNQDQETPVLALFPEPTVAQYIRINPQSWFKNGTICLRAEILGCPLSGPDHEYNWKSERGSTDKLDFRHHNYNEMRKLLKAVNDECPDITRIYTIGKSYTGLKLYVMEISDNPGKHELGEPEFRYVAGMHGNEALGRELMLNLMQYICHEYKRDNQRIMQLVKDTRIHLLPSMNPDGYEVAYEKGSELSGWSLGRYSFEGIDLNHNFPDLNNIMWDAQELATNKKSVSNHYIPMPEYYTTTNATVASETRAVISWMQDIPFVLSANLHGGELVVTYPFDCTRDWIPRQDTPTEDNDFFRWLAAVYASANLVMANPDRRICHYEDFQQHKNIINGADWHTVPGSMNDFSYLHTNCFEVTVELSCDKFPHASELPTEWENNKESLILYMEQVHRGIKGVIRDKDTKEGIANGIIKVAGLDHDIRSAADGDYWRLLNPGEYKVIVWAEGYLPLVRRCSVGSEAQPTICNFSLTKTPRERIKQILARGSKMPRDEMLRIRALRMRKLRVSTKILNRRREEQQRHAKARTK from the exons ATGTTTAGACAAGTTGTGGGCATTAGTCTGGCAGTTCTGGTGTACTTTGTAGATATCTCCGTACCATTTAAAAACGAAACAGTCGAAAGTAATGTGACTAATGCTGATACAAAATCAATTTTTATATCTTCTCGTAATCATTTTACAGATGATGGCACCGAGTTGGCCACTGTGGACAAGATAAAGACGCCCTGGAATGTCTCTGACACGCAAGACGTGGAAAGTGTAAAGACGAACGTGGAATATGCAACTAACCGGG ACTGTCCTCCAGTGGGTTTAGAATCTCTGAGGGTATCTGATTATCAGCTACAAGCTTCCTCATCATTGAACATTGGCCTAGGCCCCCACCGAGGACGCCTTAACATACAG TCAGGTTTAGAAGACGGTGATGAGTATGATGGTGCGTGGTGTGCTGACCTGGAAGATCAGGAGCAGTGGTTGCAGCTGGATGCTCTGAGGGCAACACTCTTCACTGGGGTCATTCTTCAGGGCAGAAACTCCATCTGGCG CTTGGACTGGGTCAGTACTTATAAAGTGCAGTTCAGTAACGACTCAGTGATTTGGATTCCCTGTATGAATGGATCACAAGAGGCG gtgtttgtgggGAATCAGGACCAGGAGACTCCAGTGTTGGCTCTGTTCCCTGAGCCCACAGTGGCCCAGTACATCCGCATCAATCCACAGAGCTGGTTCAAAAATGGGACTATCTGCCTTAGGGCCGAAATCCTGGGCTGCCCCCTATCAG gTCCTGACCATGAATACAATTGGAAGTCAGAGAGGGGTTCTACAGACAAATTAGATTTCAGACACCATAATTACAATGAGATGAGAAAG TTACTTAAGGCTGTGAACGATGAGTGCCCTGACATTACACGTATCTACACTATTGGAAAGAGTTACACTGGACTTAAACTCTATGTCATGGAGATTTCAGATAACCCAGGAAAACATGAACTGG GTGAGCCAGAGTTTCGTTACGTTGCTGGGATGCATGGCAACGAGGCTCTTGGTCGGGAACTAATGCTTAACCTCATGCAGTACATCTGCCATGAGTACAAGCGAGACAATCAGCGAATAATGCAGCTGGTGAAGGACACGCGCATTCACCTCTTACCATCCATGAACCCTGACGGATATGAAGTAGCATATGAGAAG GGTTCTGAGCTTTCTGGCTGGAGTCTAGGTCGCTACAGCTTTGAAGGCATTGACTTGAACCATAACTTCCCCGACCTCAACAACATCATGTGGGATGCTCAGGAGCTGGCGACAAACAAGAAGAGTGTCAGCAACCACTATATCCCTATGCCGGAGTACTACACCACTACTAATGCTACT gttGCTTCAGAGACACGAGCAGTAATAAGCTGGATGCAGGACATTCCATTTGTCCTGAGTGCAAACCTACATGGAGGGGAGTTGGTGGTTACATACCCCTTCGACTGCACACGTGACTGGATCCCACGTCAGGACACACCCACTGAAGATAATGACTTCTTTCGATGGTTGGCAGCTGTCTATGCTTCCGCCAATCTGGTAATGGCAAACCCTGATCGCAGAATCTGCCATTATGAAGACTTCcagcaacacaaaaacattattaatgGAGCTGACTGGCACACTGTACCAGgaa GTATGAATGACTTCAGTTATCTGCACACTAATTGTTTTGAAGTGACAGTAGAGTTGTCATGTGATAAGTTCCCTCATGCCAGCGAGCTTCCTACTGAATGGGAGAATAACAAGGAGTCTCTGATCCTCTACATGGAGCAG GTCCACAGAGGAATAAAAGGTGTGATCAGGGACAAAGACACTAAAGAAGGCATTGCTAATGGAATCATTAAAGTAGCAGGTCTGGATCATGACATTAGATCGG CTGCTGATGGCGATTACTGGCGCCTGCTGAACCCAGGTGAGTATAAGGTGATTGTGTGGGCGGAGGGCTATTTGCCCCTTGTCCGCCGCTGCTCGGTGGGCTCAGAAGCGCAGCCCACCATCTGCAACTTCAGCCTCACCAAAACCCCACGTGAGCGCATCAAGCAGATCCTGGCCAGGGGCAGTAAGATGCCCCGGGATGAGATGCTCCGGATACGTGCCTTGCGCATGCGCAAACTACGGGTGAGCACCAAGATTCTAAACCGCCGTAGAGAGGAGCAGCAACGTCATGCCAAGGCCAGGACGAAGTAA
- the wdr32 gene encoding DDB1- and CUL4-associated factor 10 isoform X1, with protein MSSGQPSDNNDPEESRASGVRELDDLFQEEESDDEGCSRPSSPETRRENSRTQVSSRPESAGDGASSSVLRGSSVCDSLFSWLWNRTVRRGPFVDPARDNFRTMTRLYSSMSPAADSVNLSTQTHGAVFNLEYSPDGSVLTVACEQTEVLLFDPVSSRHIKTLVEAHEDCVNNIRFLDNRLFATCSDDTTIALWDLRKLNSKVCSLHGHASWVKNIEYDTHTRLLVTSGFDGNVITWDTNRFTEDGCPHKKFFHTRYLMRMRLTPDCSKMLISTSSGYLLILHDLDLTQSLEVGSYRILRARRPPLSTEGSSTGSRTAGSRHGNDSKAHPHREGLSPRNSLEVLTPEIPGERDRGNCITSLQLHPKGWATLLRCSSNMDDQEWTCVYEFQEGAPPRPPVSPRCSLRLTHYIEEANVGRGYIKELCFSPDGRLICSPYGYGVRLLAFDERCGELADCMPARTALLREVRSVFSHSDVVLTSKFSPTHCQLASGCLSGRVALYQPHF; from the exons ATGAGCTCGGGACAACCGAGCGACAACAACGACCCTGAGGAATCTCGAGCCAGTGGCGTCCGGGAGTTGGATGATTTGTTCCAAGAGGAAGAAAGCGATGATGAGGGTTGCTCGAGGCCGTCCTCTCCGGAGACCAGGCGTGAGAATTCCCGAACCCAGGTTAGCTCGAGGCCTGAGTCCGCGGGAGACGGCGCGTCGAGCTCGGTCTTAAGGGGCTCGAGTGTATGTGATTCCCTCTTCTCTTGGTTATGGAACCGGACTGTCCGCAGAGGGCCGTTCGTAGATCCAGCACGGGATAACTTTCGTACTATGACTCGTCTTTATTCGTCCATGAGCCCCGCCGCAGACTCGGTAAACCTTAGTACACAAACCCACGGTGCCGTGTTTAATCTGGAGTACTCTCCGGACGG GTCGGTGCTGACTGTAGCCTGTGAGCAGACAGAGGTGCTGCTGTTTGATCCCGTTTCATCTAGACACATCAAAACATTAGTGGAAGCGCATGAGGATTGTGTGAACAACATCAG GTTTCTAGATAACCGGTTGTTTGCCACCTGCTCTGATGACACCACTATCGCACTGTGGGATTTGAGAAAACTGAACTCGAAGGTGTGCTCACTGCATGGACACGCTAGCTGGGTGAAAAATATTgaatatgacacacacactcgcctgcTTGTTACATCTGGCTTCGATGGAAACGTCATCACCTGGGATACTAACAG gTTCACGGAGGACGGTTGTCCCCATAAGAAGTTCTTTCACACACGGTATTTGATGCGAATGCGTCTCACTCCAGACTGCAGCAAGATGctcatctccacctcctccgGTTACCTGCTCATTTTACATGACCTCGATCTCACTCAGAGCCTAGAGGTCGGCAGCTACCGCATCCTGCGGGCCAGACGGCCCCCCCTTAGCACAG AAGGTTCCTCAACAGGATCCAGGACAGCAGGTTCTCGCCATGGCAATGATAGCAAAGCCCATCCACATAGAGAGG GTTTGTCTCCCAGGAACAGCCTGGAAGTTCTGACCCCAGAGATCCCAGGTGAGAGGGACCGGGGCAACTGCATCACGTCCCTACAGCTGCACCCCAAAGGCTGGGCCACGTTGCTACGCTGCTCCAGCAACATGGATGACCAGGAG TGGACGTGCGTGTACGAGTTCCAGGAGGGAGCACCGCCCAGGCCGCCTGTCTCCCCGCGCTGCTCATTGCGTCTCACGCACTACATCGAGGAGGCCAACGTGGGCCGCGGCTACATAAAGGAGCTGTGTTTCAGCCCAGATGGGCGACTGATCTGTTCGCCATACGGCTATGGCGTGCGCCTGCTGGCCTTTGACGAGCGCTGCGGTGAGCTGGCGGACTGCATGCCGGCACGCACGGCTCTCCTGCGCGAGGTGCGCTCTGTCTTTTCCCACAGCGACGTGGTGCTCACATCCAAGTTCTCCCCCACCCACTGTCAGCTGGCGTCGGGGTGCCTCAGCGGACGTGTAGCACTCTACCAACCCCACTTTTAG
- the wdr32 gene encoding DDB1- and CUL4-associated factor 10 isoform X2 yields MMRVARGRPLRRPGVRIPEPRSVLTVACEQTEVLLFDPVSSRHIKTLVEAHEDCVNNIRFLDNRLFATCSDDTTIALWDLRKLNSKVCSLHGHASWVKNIEYDTHTRLLVTSGFDGNVITWDTNRFTEDGCPHKKFFHTRYLMRMRLTPDCSKMLISTSSGYLLILHDLDLTQSLEVGSYRILRARRPPLSTEGSSTGSRTAGSRHGNDSKAHPHREGLSPRNSLEVLTPEIPGERDRGNCITSLQLHPKGWATLLRCSSNMDDQEWTCVYEFQEGAPPRPPVSPRCSLRLTHYIEEANVGRGYIKELCFSPDGRLICSPYGYGVRLLAFDERCGELADCMPARTALLREVRSVFSHSDVVLTSKFSPTHCQLASGCLSGRVALYQPHF; encoded by the exons ATGATGAGGGTTGCTCGAGGCCGTCCTCTCCGGAGACCAGGCGTGAGAATTCCCGAACCCAG GTCGGTGCTGACTGTAGCCTGTGAGCAGACAGAGGTGCTGCTGTTTGATCCCGTTTCATCTAGACACATCAAAACATTAGTGGAAGCGCATGAGGATTGTGTGAACAACATCAG GTTTCTAGATAACCGGTTGTTTGCCACCTGCTCTGATGACACCACTATCGCACTGTGGGATTTGAGAAAACTGAACTCGAAGGTGTGCTCACTGCATGGACACGCTAGCTGGGTGAAAAATATTgaatatgacacacacactcgcctgcTTGTTACATCTGGCTTCGATGGAAACGTCATCACCTGGGATACTAACAG gTTCACGGAGGACGGTTGTCCCCATAAGAAGTTCTTTCACACACGGTATTTGATGCGAATGCGTCTCACTCCAGACTGCAGCAAGATGctcatctccacctcctccgGTTACCTGCTCATTTTACATGACCTCGATCTCACTCAGAGCCTAGAGGTCGGCAGCTACCGCATCCTGCGGGCCAGACGGCCCCCCCTTAGCACAG AAGGTTCCTCAACAGGATCCAGGACAGCAGGTTCTCGCCATGGCAATGATAGCAAAGCCCATCCACATAGAGAGG GTTTGTCTCCCAGGAACAGCCTGGAAGTTCTGACCCCAGAGATCCCAGGTGAGAGGGACCGGGGCAACTGCATCACGTCCCTACAGCTGCACCCCAAAGGCTGGGCCACGTTGCTACGCTGCTCCAGCAACATGGATGACCAGGAG TGGACGTGCGTGTACGAGTTCCAGGAGGGAGCACCGCCCAGGCCGCCTGTCTCCCCGCGCTGCTCATTGCGTCTCACGCACTACATCGAGGAGGCCAACGTGGGCCGCGGCTACATAAAGGAGCTGTGTTTCAGCCCAGATGGGCGACTGATCTGTTCGCCATACGGCTATGGCGTGCGCCTGCTGGCCTTTGACGAGCGCTGCGGTGAGCTGGCGGACTGCATGCCGGCACGCACGGCTCTCCTGCGCGAGGTGCGCTCTGTCTTTTCCCACAGCGACGTGGTGCTCACATCCAAGTTCTCCCCCACCCACTGTCAGCTGGCGTCGGGGTGCCTCAGCGGACGTGTAGCACTCTACCAACCCCACTTTTAG
- the pomk gene encoding protein O-mannose kinase, with translation MGHSGGSRVKCGVPAVVLCLAALLCANLLLYVYLDALYPDTSVPSTHMNCRQRPGYFMVGTMSTCTRWLRCPEIRASVRRLRLIGQGAVKQVYLSEWQGQKVALSVLTSGEYQADFQHGISMLRSLQSVRVVSLVGVCEEDGVFVTEYHPLGSALTLDATLAQDRYRAQDSWQTRLRLALDYVAFLVFLHNSPVGTRVMCDSNDLHKTLSQFLLTSELRLLANDLDALPQVEHGLQGVKCGHHQLTGEFIAPEQLWPYGNEVPFSDDLMPSYDEKSDIWKIPDVTHFLLGHVSGSDVIHFHLFQIHAQCKKQDPKQRPSAHEVLIVYRSVYDNMKEGHAETIKDML, from the exons ATGGGTCATAGTGGTGGAAGTAGGGTGAAGTGCGGAGTGCCTGCAGTAGTTCTGTGTCTGGCAGCCCTGCTCTGTGCAAACTTGCTTCTCTATGTCTATCTGGATGCTCTATACCCAGACACCTCTGTTCCCTCAACACATATGAACTGCAGGCAGCGACCAGGCTACTTTATGGTGGGCACTATGAGCACCTGCACTCGCTGGCTCCGGTGTCCTGAAATTCGTGCCAGTGTTCGGCGCCTTAGGTTGATTGGACAGGGAGCTGTGAAGCAG GTTTATCTGTCAGAGTGGCAGGGACAAAAAGTTGCTCTGTCTGTTTTAACATCAGGGGAGTATCAAGCAGATTTCCAACATGGAATATCCATGCTGCGTTCTCTTCAGAGTGTCCGTGTCGTATCcctagtgggggtgtgtgaagAAGATGGAGTATTTGTAACTGAGTATCACCCACTGGGGTCAGCACTCACCCTTGATGCCACTCTTGCTCAGGACCGTTACCGTGCTCAGGACTCCTGGCAAACGCGACTGCGCTTGGCACTGGACTATGTTGCCTTCCTAGTGTTCTTGCACAACAGCCCGGTGGGTACCCGCGTCATGTGCGATTCTAACGACCTGCACAAGACGCTCAGTCAGTTCCTACTGACCTCTGAACTGCGGCTCTTGGCAAATGACCTGGATGCACTGCCACAGGTGGAGCACGGGCTTCAGGGTGTGAAATGTGGACATCATCAGCTGACAGGAGAATTCATTGCACCAGAGCAGCTGTGGCCTTATGGAAACGAAGTGCCTTTCTCAGATGACCTTATGCCTAGCTACGATGAAAAGTCAGACATCTGGAAGATTCCAGATGTGACACATTTTCTGTTAGGCCATGTCTCAGGGAGTGATGTTATCCACTTTCACCTCTTTCAGATCCACGCACAGTGTAAGAAGCAGGATCCCAAGCAGCGACCATCGGCACATGAGGTCTTGATTGTGTATCGCAGTGTTTATGACAACATGAAGGAAGGTCATGCAGAGACCATCAAAGACATGCTGTAA
- the grxcr1b gene encoding glutaredoxin domain-containing cysteine-rich protein 1 — protein MMERETLRSEEGGSERRVRFRVASASSGRVLREVFRVQASEDSADSDTASSSEPERATSPVISEANSHLSGLTGTEPDDCGSEQDDLLMYASTAKQQLFSSKRVNIFSKNGSVRGVRDKVSAGQVLFNNLSVLYGGSLHGNRQKRPRASICKGNFSSLK, from the exons ATGATGGAGCGAGAGACACTGAGAAGCGAGGAGGGCGGATCGGAGAGGAGAGTGCGATTCCGCGTGGCATCCGCGAGCAGCGGCCGCGTGCTGAGGGAGGTGTTCAGAGTGCAAGCGTCTGAAGACTCGGCGGATTCGGACACCGCCAGCAGCTCAGAGCCCGAACGCGCCACCTCGCCTGTCATCAGTGAGGCCAACAGCCACCTGAGTGGCCTTACAGGAACAGAGCCGGACGACTGCGGGAGCGAGCAAGATGACTTGCTTATGTATGCAAGCACCGCGAAGCAGCAACTCTTCAGCAGCAAACgtgtgaatattttcagtaAGAATGGCAGTGTTCGCGGCGTAAGGGATAAAGTGAGCGCGGGACAGGTGCTCTTCAACAATCTGTCCGTGCTGTATGGG GGTTCTCTGCATGGAAACAGGCAAAAGAGACCACGAGCTTCCATCTGCAAAGGAAACTTCAGTAGCTTAAAGTAG
- the zgc:123321 gene encoding protein YIPF7 isoform X1, producing the protein MADLQQVDQDFYQSNYYIDNQEAYDPAYISPNYQDVDGVAPLADAYAPSVDPPYTGQVFQPATPPVLEDHDSYEEEPPLFAELGINFDHIWQKTLTVLNPLKPADGSIMNETDFTGPVLFCLALGATLLMAGKAHFGYVYGISAVGCVGMCTLLNLMSASTVSYGCVASVLGYCLLPMVALSAFAIVYSLQGLLGMLLALFVIGWCSLSASKIFICTLDMGGQQLLVAYPCALLYGVFALLTVF; encoded by the exons ATGGCAGACTTACAGCAAGTGGATCAAGATTTCTACCAGTCTAACTATTACATTGATAATCAAGAGGCCTATGACCCAGCATATATCAGCCCAAATTACCAAGATGT AGATGGTGTAGCTCCCCTAGCGGATGCCTATGCACCCTCAGTGGATCCACCTTACACTGGGCAGGTGTTCCAGCCCGCCACACCACCTGTGCTGGAAGACCATGACTCCTATGAGGAGGAGCCCCCACTGTTCGCGG AGCTGGGTATTAACTTTGATCACATATGGCAGAAGACTCTGACGGTGCTGAACCCACTGAagccagcagatggcagcatCATGAATGAGACAGACTTCACTGGTCCTGTGCTTTTCTGCCTTGCTTTAGGAGCCACTCTTTTAATG GCAGGGAAGGCCCACTTTGGATATGTGTATGGTATCAGTGCAGTGGGCTGTGTGGGAATGTGCACTTTACTGAATCTAATGAGTGCATCCACTGTATCCTATGGATGCGTGGCCAGTGTTTTAGGATACTGCCTGCTGCCCATGGTGGCGCTCTCTGCCTTTGCTATTGTTTACTCCCTACA AGGACTGCTGGGTATGTTGCTGGCCTTGTTTGTGATTGGCTGGTGCAGCCTCTCAGCCTCTAAGATATTCATCTGTACTCTTGATATGGGAGGACAGCAGCTGCTGGTGGCCTACCCCTGCGCTCTGCTCTATGGTGTCTTTGCACTGCTCACTGTCTTCTGA
- the zgc:123321 gene encoding protein YIPF5 isoform X2 — protein sequence MTQHISAQITKMSPLADAYAPSVDPPYTGQVFQPATPPVLEDHDSYEEEPPLFAELGINFDHIWQKTLTVLNPLKPADGSIMNETDFTGPVLFCLALGATLLMAGKAHFGYVYGISAVGCVGMCTLLNLMSASTVSYGCVASVLGYCLLPMVALSAFAIVYSLQGLLGMLLALFVIGWCSLSASKIFICTLDMGGQQLLVAYPCALLYGVFALLTVF from the exons ATGACCCAGCATATATCAGCCCAAATTACCAAGATGT CTCCCCTAGCGGATGCCTATGCACCCTCAGTGGATCCACCTTACACTGGGCAGGTGTTCCAGCCCGCCACACCACCTGTGCTGGAAGACCATGACTCCTATGAGGAGGAGCCCCCACTGTTCGCGG AGCTGGGTATTAACTTTGATCACATATGGCAGAAGACTCTGACGGTGCTGAACCCACTGAagccagcagatggcagcatCATGAATGAGACAGACTTCACTGGTCCTGTGCTTTTCTGCCTTGCTTTAGGAGCCACTCTTTTAATG GCAGGGAAGGCCCACTTTGGATATGTGTATGGTATCAGTGCAGTGGGCTGTGTGGGAATGTGCACTTTACTGAATCTAATGAGTGCATCCACTGTATCCTATGGATGCGTGGCCAGTGTTTTAGGATACTGCCTGCTGCCCATGGTGGCGCTCTCTGCCTTTGCTATTGTTTACTCCCTACA AGGACTGCTGGGTATGTTGCTGGCCTTGTTTGTGATTGGCTGGTGCAGCCTCTCAGCCTCTAAGATATTCATCTGTACTCTTGATATGGGAGGACAGCAGCTGCTGGTGGCCTACCCCTGCGCTCTGCTCTATGGTGTCTTTGCACTGCTCACTGTCTTCTGA